CCGAAAACGGCGTCCGGCGCCTGCCTGATGACCGAATCGCCTTCGCCGGTCTCGCCGGCGCAGCTCGCCGAGCTCGGTCTCGCGCTGAAGAAGTGAGCCCCGGGAGCTCCTCCGGATCGCCGGGTTCCGGGCCCGTCCGGGTCGAGCGCGGATCGCTCGCCGCCCTCGGATCCGCGTTCCCGTTTCCCGGCGGACGCGTGTTCCTCGTCTCGTCGCCCGCCGTTCTGCGCCTCCACGGCGACTCGGCCCGCCGGGCGCTCGCCCGCCGCGAAACGGTCGAGATCGCGATCCCGGACGGCGAGAGCGCGAAGTCCCTGGAGACCCTTCGAACGATTCTCGACGCCGCGATCGAAGCGGGCGTGCGCCGGGACGACGCCCTCGTCGCGCTCGGCGGAGGAACCGTCACCGACGTGGCGGGCTTCGCCGCCTCGATCCTCCTCCGCGGAATCGCCTGGTACGCGGTGCCGACGACCCTCCTCGGAATGGCGGACGCGGCGATCGGCGGGAAGACCGCGGTCGATCATCCGCTCGGGAAGAACCTGGTCGGCGCGTTCCACCCGCCCTCGGGCGTCCTCGTCGACCCCGAGCTCCTGGACACGCTTCCGCCGCGCCGCTTCCGGGAAGGGCTCGTCGAGATCTTCAAGAGCCTCCTCGTCGGAAGCGCCGAAGCCGCCCGCGACATGGCGGGGCGCCTGGAGCAGCTGGCCGAGAACCGCGCCGCGGACCGGTTCCTCGCCGAGGCGATCCGCGTGAAGCTCGCGATCGTCGGGCGAGACCCGCGGGAGGGGGGAGAGCGACGGGTCCTGAATTTCGGCCACACGCTCGGACACGCGATCGAGGCCGCCTCCGGGTACCGAGGCTGGTCGCACGGGGAAGCGGTCGCGGTCGGGATGGCCGCGGCGCTCGGGATTTCCGCGGAAACCGAAGGGTTCCCCGGGGAGGACGCCCGATCGCTCGCGGGAGAGCTCCTGCGGTTCACGGGGCGCCCGGCCCCGCGCTGGGAAGCTTCGCTCGAGAGCGCGATGTCGCGCGACAAGAAGGGGGAATCGGGTGGACTCGCGGGCGTGCTCCTCGCCGATTGGGGCCGCCCGATCGTCCGGAAAGTCCCGCCGGATGAGTGGCGAAGGAGTCTCCAGGCGCTCGCGGGGGAGGGCCCGGCCGGGGGCGGGGCCCCCGGCGAGGGCTAAAAGCTCTATAATCCGGCTGTTGGACACTTCCCTCCGGCCTCGGATTCGTCTGTTCGCGCTCCTCGTCGCGGCGCTGGCCGTGGTGTCCCTGACGCCTCTCCTCGTCACGGACCGGGTCCTCATCTCGAAAAACCAGGAGAGCCTCGAGACGATGGAGAAGAAGTACACGGCGCGTTCGGCGGCGGCGATCGCCGATTCGATCGCGGCCTTCTACCGCTCGAGCGAGGAACAGCTCGAAACCCTCGCCGACACGATGAAGTTCTCCCAGGCGCTCTCGGGGAAGAATCCCTTCTCGACCACCGCGGCGTCCGGGATCCTTCCCGACTTCGTCAAGGGCCGCTCGACTTTCCTCGCGCTCCGGGTGATCGACCAGGAAGGCGAGGGCGGTTCGATCGGTCCCCCCAACCTCCCTCCCGCGATCGAGCAGGAGTTCCGCCGCGGCTATCTGGAAGGGCGGCAGGGGCACCGGTATTCGGGCAATCCCGTCCAGGCGAAGGGGTTCGCCTCGGGCGTCGTCGTGATCGCCGAGCCGGTCTCGGGCGAATCGGGAGAGAACATCGGGGTCGTCGAGGGCCTCGTCTCGTGGCAGCCGATCGAGCGGCAGATCGACGAGGAAGCGCGCCAGGAAATCACGGTCACGATCCTCGACCGCGAGGGGAACATCCTGTTCGCCTCGAAGAACCGGCCCGCGTCGCGCCCCGCGGGGAACCTCGTCATCGACTATCGCCAGTCGCCGCAGCAGGCGCGCCTGACGCGGGCTTACCGGTCCGGGGGCGAGGCGCTGCTCGGATCGATCGTTCCGGTCGACGCCCCGGACTGGGCCGTGCTCGTCGAGCGCGACCAGCGGCTCGCGTTCGCCTCGGTCGACGAGATGACCCGGCAGACGATCCTCTGGAGCCTCTTCGCTCTCGCGCTCGCGATCGGAGTCGGGGTCGTGATGGCGATTCGCCTCGCCTCGCCCATCCGCGCCCTCGCCGAGCAGGCGCACGACATCGCCGAGGGGCGCTACGGCCAGCGCGTCGAGGTGCGCGGCGCCGCGGAGATCGCCGACCTCTCGTCGTCCTTCAACCGCATGAGCGAGTCGATCGACCGCGCCATGGGCGACCTGAAGAAGGCGGCGCGCGAGAACCACGAGCTCTTCATCAATTCGGTGCGCGCGCTCGCCGCCGCGATCGACGCGAAGGACCCGTACACGCGCGGCCACTCCGAGCGCGTCGCCCGCTACGCGGTGTCGATCGCCCGCGCGATGGAGCTGCCTCCCGAGGAGGTCCGGAAAGTCCGCCTCTCCGCGCTCCTGCACGACGTCGGGAAGATCGGGATCGACGACCGGATCCTCCGGAAGCCGACGGCCCTGACCGACGAGGAGTTCGAGGTGATGAAGACGCATCCGGTCAAGGGCGCGGCGATCATGTCCGCGATCCCGCAGCTCTCCGACGTCGTTCCGGGGATGAAGCACCA
This Thermoanaerobaculia bacterium DNA region includes the following protein-coding sequences:
- a CDS encoding HD domain-containing phosphohydrolase; amino-acid sequence: MDTSLRPRIRLFALLVAALAVVSLTPLLVTDRVLISKNQESLETMEKKYTARSAAAIADSIAAFYRSSEEQLETLADTMKFSQALSGKNPFSTTAASGILPDFVKGRSTFLALRVIDQEGEGGSIGPPNLPPAIEQEFRRGYLEGRQGHRYSGNPVQAKGFASGVVVIAEPVSGESGENIGVVEGLVSWQPIERQIDEEARQEITVTILDREGNILFASKNRPASRPAGNLVIDYRQSPQQARLTRAYRSGGEALLGSIVPVDAPDWAVLVERDQRLAFASVDEMTRQTILWSLFALALAIGVGVVMAIRLASPIRALAEQAHDIAEGRYGQRVEVRGAAEIADLSSSFNRMSESIDRAMGDLKKAARENHELFINSVRALAAAIDAKDPYTRGHSERVARYAVSIARAMELPPEEVRKVRLSALLHDVGKIGIDDRILRKPTALTDEEFEVMKTHPVKGAAIMSAIPQLSDVVPGMKHHHEKWEGGGYPDGLKGEEIPLLARIVSVADTFDAMTTTRPYQKAMEISYVIQRIQSLAGTRFDKRITDVLVKAYRNGDLLPATADTGASVRTVA
- a CDS encoding 3-dehydroquinate synthase family protein; amino-acid sequence: MSPGSSSGSPGSGPVRVERGSLAALGSAFPFPGGRVFLVSSPAVLRLHGDSARRALARRETVEIAIPDGESAKSLETLRTILDAAIEAGVRRDDALVALGGGTVTDVAGFAASILLRGIAWYAVPTTLLGMADAAIGGKTAVDHPLGKNLVGAFHPPSGVLVDPELLDTLPPRRFREGLVEIFKSLLVGSAEAARDMAGRLEQLAENRAADRFLAEAIRVKLAIVGRDPREGGERRVLNFGHTLGHAIEAASGYRGWSHGEAVAVGMAAALGISAETEGFPGEDARSLAGELLRFTGRPAPRWEASLESAMSRDKKGESGGLAGVLLADWGRPIVRKVPPDEWRRSLQALAGEGPAGGGAPGEG